A genomic segment from Stappia indica encodes:
- a CDS encoding DUF6384 family protein, producing MASDTASTRAPLDELMMAMDVVDTLRHDERIALKELGSDERDAAMIQRLREIYTSQGIEVSDRLLREGVENLKQNRFVYSPPAAGFQRTLALIYVTRLRWAKAILVLLLLAVAAALAWHFLVTAPRERAAEALRIELTQTLPTEIAATVRRIGEVSEETAARERAATLATGGQAALAANDAAAARKALADLKALEARLLQVYDIRIVSRPGTPTGVTRIPQANTSARNYYLLVEAVAPDGKIVPQEVTSEEDGARKTVAIWGQRVPQSTFDAVRRDKEEDGIVSNPVLGSKARGRLQPEWQARVETGAITQW from the coding sequence ATGGCCTCCGACACCGCCTCGACCAGGGCGCCGCTCGATGAGCTGATGATGGCGATGGACGTGGTCGACACGCTGCGCCACGACGAACGCATCGCGCTGAAGGAACTCGGCTCGGACGAGCGCGACGCTGCGATGATCCAGCGTCTGCGCGAGATCTATACGAGCCAGGGCATCGAGGTTTCCGACCGCCTTCTGCGCGAAGGCGTCGAAAACCTGAAGCAGAACCGCTTCGTCTACAGTCCGCCCGCAGCCGGCTTCCAGCGCACGCTGGCGCTGATCTATGTCACGCGCCTGCGCTGGGCGAAGGCCATTCTTGTCCTGCTGCTGCTGGCCGTTGCCGCAGCGCTGGCCTGGCATTTCCTGGTGACCGCCCCGCGCGAGCGGGCCGCCGAGGCGCTGCGGATCGAGCTGACGCAGACCCTGCCGACGGAGATCGCCGCAACGGTGCGCCGGATCGGCGAGGTGAGCGAGGAAACCGCCGCCCGCGAACGGGCCGCGACGCTGGCCACCGGCGGCCAGGCGGCCCTTGCCGCGAACGACGCGGCCGCCGCCCGCAAGGCGCTCGCCGACCTCAAGGCGCTGGAGGCGCGCCTGCTGCAGGTCTACGACATCCGCATCGTGTCCCGTCCGGGCACGCCGACCGGCGTCACCCGCATCCCCCAGGCCAACACCTCGGCGCGCAACTACTACCTTCTCGTCGAGGCAGTGGCGCCGGACGGAAAGATCGTGCCGCAGGAAGTCACCTCCGAAGAGGACGGCGCCCGCAAGACGGTCGCCATCTGGGGCCAGCGGGTGCCGCAATCGACCTTCGACGCGGTGCGCCGCGACAAGGAGGAGGACGGCATCGTCAGCAATCCGGTACTCGGCAGCAAGGCGCGCGGCAGGCTGCAGCCCGAGTGGCAGGCCCGGGTGGAGACGGGAGCGATCACGCAATGGTAG
- a CDS encoding CDP-alcohol phosphatidyltransferase family protein, with protein sequence MATVYDLKSRFQDLLRPIVRALARARITANQVTLAALALSVIAGLAIALWPAAGLPLALLPLVLFLRMALNAMDGMLAREHHQQSALGAVLNELGDVVSDLALYLPFALVPGVSPMAVVSLCLLAVISEMTGVVGIQIGASRRYDGPLGKSDRAVLFGTLGLLLGIGLIGPVFANWVLAVALLPAALTIFNRARKALAEVREGRP encoded by the coding sequence ATGGCCACCGTCTATGATCTGAAATCCCGCTTCCAGGACCTGCTGCGCCCGATCGTGCGCGCCCTGGCGCGCGCGCGCATCACCGCCAACCAGGTGACGCTGGCGGCCCTCGCCCTGTCCGTGATCGCCGGGCTCGCGATTGCCCTGTGGCCGGCCGCCGGCCTGCCGCTCGCGCTCCTGCCCCTGGTGCTGTTCTTGCGAATGGCGCTCAACGCCATGGACGGCATGTTGGCCCGCGAGCACCATCAGCAGTCGGCGCTAGGCGCCGTGCTCAACGAACTCGGCGACGTCGTTTCCGACCTGGCGCTCTACCTGCCCTTTGCGCTTGTCCCCGGCGTCTCGCCGATGGCCGTCGTCAGCCTGTGCCTGCTGGCCGTGATCAGTGAGATGACGGGTGTCGTCGGCATCCAGATCGGCGCCTCGCGGCGCTATGACGGACCGCTCGGCAAGAGCGACCGGGCCGTCCTGTTCGGCACGCTCGGCCTGTTGCTCGGCATCGGCCTCATCGGCCCCGTCTTCGCCAACTGGGTGCTGGCAGTCGCGCTGCTTCCCGCCGCCCTCACCATCTTCAACCGCGCCCGCAAGGCGCTGGCCGAGGTCCGGGAGGGCCGTCCGTGA